The proteins below are encoded in one region of Aeromonas veronii:
- a CDS encoding MDR family MFS transporter — MSWAYLRQFTPLVWIVILGTFMVRTTFFMVWPFLSILLYRDYGLSATLIGLILGATAALSTLVSFYGGWLSDKWGRRNILLFGCLVSALSVALLGLSHQVFWLAFGVIGSGLSYGLIDSPGKALMADSLAEPKARELALHLRYFLLNLGAAIGPLLGVSYGLSARQETFLLLSASYLLLGLIFIVGFRLAGCQASRAAGPDMRAVLRVLWLDRGFLLLTLANLLLMLVYAQFESPLIQYLTRAGTPEVEHLIGWLVATNALTIVILQFPLLHLTASWSIKRRLQLGVAFFLGAQLQFALGDTAIWWHWIVAVILLSIGECILFPLLNVLVDQMAPEHLKGSYFGAASMSGLGIAIGALLGGWILTHWGGSLLYGVMALLCLAILQLYGWGTRAPRAARIRAET, encoded by the coding sequence ATGTCATGGGCCTATCTCAGGCAATTTACTCCTCTGGTCTGGATCGTCATCCTGGGCACCTTCATGGTGCGCACCACCTTCTTCATGGTCTGGCCCTTCCTCTCCATCCTGCTCTACCGTGACTACGGCCTCTCGGCGACCCTGATCGGCCTCATCCTGGGGGCGACGGCGGCGCTCTCCACCCTGGTCAGCTTCTATGGCGGCTGGCTGTCGGACAAATGGGGACGGCGCAACATCCTGCTGTTCGGCTGTCTGGTCTCCGCCCTGAGCGTCGCGCTGCTCGGGCTCTCCCATCAGGTATTCTGGCTGGCGTTCGGGGTGATCGGCAGCGGTCTCTCCTATGGTCTCATCGACTCGCCGGGCAAGGCCTTGATGGCCGATAGCCTGGCCGAGCCCAAGGCGCGGGAACTGGCGTTGCATCTGCGCTATTTCCTGCTGAACCTGGGGGCGGCCATCGGTCCCTTGCTCGGGGTCAGCTATGGCCTGAGTGCGCGCCAGGAGACCTTCCTGCTGCTCAGCGCCAGCTATCTGCTGCTCGGTCTCATCTTCATCGTCGGCTTCCGGTTGGCGGGGTGTCAGGCGAGCCGCGCCGCCGGCCCCGACATGCGTGCCGTACTGCGGGTGCTCTGGCTGGATCGGGGCTTTCTGTTGCTGACCCTGGCCAACCTGCTGCTGATGCTGGTCTATGCCCAGTTCGAGTCACCCCTCATCCAGTACCTGACGCGGGCGGGGACCCCGGAGGTGGAACACCTCATCGGCTGGCTGGTCGCGACCAATGCGCTGACCATAGTGATACTGCAATTCCCCCTGCTGCACCTGACGGCCAGCTGGTCCATCAAGCGGCGGTTGCAGCTCGGGGTGGCCTTCTTCCTCGGTGCCCAGCTGCAATTCGCCCTCGGGGATACCGCCATCTGGTGGCACTGGATTGTCGCGGTGATCCTGCTCAGCATCGGCGAGTGCATTCTTTTCCCGCTGCTCAACGTGCTGGTCGATCAGATGGCACCGGAGCACCTCAAGGGCAGTTACTTCGGGGCGGCCTCCATGTCCGGACTCGGGATCGCCATCGGGGCCCTGCTGGGGGGCTGGATCCTGACCCACTGGGGAGGCAGCTTGCTTTACGGTGTGATGGCCCTGCTGTGTCTGGCCATCCTGCAACTCTATGGATGGGGCACCCGGGCGCCGCGAGCGGCCCGGATCCGGGCCGAGACCTAG
- the truB gene encoding tRNA pseudouridine(55) synthase TruB produces the protein MSRRRRFKGRDVHGILLLDKPTGLTSNDVLQKVKRIYNAAKAGHTGALDPLATGMLPICLGEATKFSQYLLEADKRYEVTAKLGERTNTSDSDGEVVSTRPVNVAVGTLIEALDQFRGPIMQVPSMYSALKHNGRPLYEYAREGIEIEREARPITVFELKLLSFEGDEVRLEVHCSKGTYIRSLVDDLGEVLGCGAHVTQLRRTQVATYPYDRMLTLDQLECIFEQAKTESIPPREQLDPLLLPMDTAVASLPEVNMLAAVAAYVNQGQAVQVAGAPQSGQVRMTVGPEREFIGVGEIDDDGRVAPKRLVRYHDEE, from the coding sequence ATGTCTCGAAGACGTCGTTTCAAGGGCCGTGACGTACACGGTATCCTGCTGCTGGACAAACCCACCGGCCTGACCTCCAACGATGTGTTGCAGAAGGTCAAGCGCATCTACAATGCCGCCAAGGCCGGCCACACCGGTGCCCTGGACCCCCTGGCGACCGGCATGCTGCCGATCTGCCTGGGTGAGGCGACCAAGTTCTCCCAGTATCTGCTGGAGGCGGACAAGCGCTATGAGGTGACTGCCAAGCTCGGCGAGCGCACCAACACCAGCGACTCCGACGGCGAAGTGGTCTCCACTCGTCCGGTGAACGTGGCCGTGGGTACCCTGATCGAGGCGCTGGACCAGTTCCGCGGCCCCATCATGCAGGTGCCGTCCATGTATTCCGCGCTCAAGCACAACGGTCGTCCGCTCTACGAGTACGCCCGTGAAGGCATCGAGATCGAGCGCGAAGCCCGCCCCATCACCGTCTTCGAGCTCAAGTTGCTGAGCTTCGAAGGGGATGAGGTGCGCCTCGAGGTGCATTGCAGCAAGGGGACCTACATCCGCTCCCTGGTGGATGACCTTGGCGAGGTGCTGGGTTGTGGCGCGCACGTCACCCAGTTGCGCCGTACCCAGGTTGCAACCTATCCCTATGATCGGATGCTGACCCTGGATCAGCTCGAGTGCATCTTCGAGCAGGCCAAGACCGAGAGCATTCCTCCGCGTGAACAGCTCGATCCCCTGCTGCTGCCGATGGATACCGCCGTGGCGTCCCTGCCCGAGGTGAACATGCTGGCCGCGGTTGCCGCCTATGTGAACCAGGGCCAGGCCGTGCAGGTCGCAGGCGCGCCGCAGAGCGGTCAGGTCCGCATGACGGTGGGTCCGGAGCGCGAGTTCATCGGAGTGGGTGAAATCGACGACGACGGTCGCGTGGCGCCCAAGCGTCTGGTGCGCTACCACGACGAAGAGTGA
- the infB gene encoding translation initiation factor IF-2 has product MAEVSVKQLASDIDTPVDRLLQQFADAGIVKSKADDMISESEKQTLLAHLKKQHGGDEITAPARMTLQRKTKSTLSVQGTGGKNKEVQVEVRKTRTYVKRSALEDEQRQAEAEEKARLEAEEKARHEAEEKARREAEEKARREAEQARREAEEKARIEAQQKAGRAQQPVKAAVSTAQQEAEKMAKREAEELKRQQEQAALTKAEELAAKKAEEARIMAEQNAGRWAEEEAARAKESSDYHLTTNKHAQAAEDELDRKEETSRRTAAAAKGPKKVGRRDDDRNDRNSRDPRARKGKRGKVAMPNAMKHGFNKPAAVVNRDVVIGETITVAELANKMAVKGVEVIKVMMKMGAMATINQVIDQETAQLVAEEMGHKVVLRRENELEEAVLSDRDETSEAKPRAPVVTIMGHVDHGKTSLLDYIRKAKVAAGEAGGITQHIGAYHVETESGMITFLDTPGHAAFTSMRARGAQATDIVVLVVAADDGVMPQTIEAIQHAKAAGVPLVVAVNKIDKPEADPDRVKTELARYNVMSEDWGGDCQFVHVSAKSGEGIDELLEAILIQAEVLELKAVFDGMANGVVIESFLDKGRGPVATVLVQEGTLRQGDIVLCGLEYGRVRAMRDELGREIKEAGPSLPVEILGLSGVPSAGDEATVVRDEKKAREVALYRQGKFREVKLARQQKAKLENMFANMTEGEVSEVNVVIKADVQGSVEAICDALVKLSTDEVKVKIVGSGVGGITETDATLAAASSAILVGFNVRADASARKVIDAESLDLRYYSVIYDLIDEVKQAMSGMLAPEYRQEIIGLAEVRSVFKSPKFGAVAGCMVTEGVVKRSNRIRVLRDNVVIYEGELESLRRFKDDVNEVRNGYECGIAVKNYNDVREGDQIEVYETVEIQRTL; this is encoded by the coding sequence ATGGCAGAAGTATCAGTCAAACAACTTGCCAGTGACATCGACACGCCGGTTGATCGTCTTCTCCAGCAGTTCGCCGATGCCGGTATCGTTAAGAGCAAGGCCGACGACATGATCAGCGAGTCTGAGAAACAGACTCTGCTGGCTCATCTGAAGAAACAGCATGGAGGTGACGAGATCACCGCGCCTGCCCGCATGACCTTGCAGCGCAAGACCAAGAGCACCCTGAGTGTTCAGGGGACTGGCGGCAAGAACAAAGAAGTGCAGGTAGAAGTACGCAAGACTCGCACCTATGTAAAACGCTCGGCGCTGGAAGATGAACAGCGTCAGGCGGAAGCCGAGGAAAAAGCGCGTTTGGAAGCAGAAGAAAAAGCTCGCCACGAGGCCGAAGAGAAGGCTCGTCGCGAGGCTGAGGAGAAGGCTCGCCGTGAGGCTGAGCAGGCTCGTCGTGAAGCTGAGGAAAAGGCGCGGATCGAGGCACAACAGAAGGCCGGACGGGCTCAACAGCCCGTCAAAGCAGCCGTTAGCACAGCTCAGCAAGAGGCAGAAAAGATGGCCAAGCGCGAAGCAGAAGAACTGAAGCGCCAGCAAGAACAGGCAGCCTTGACCAAGGCTGAAGAACTCGCCGCCAAGAAAGCCGAAGAGGCTCGCATCATGGCGGAACAGAATGCCGGCCGTTGGGCCGAGGAAGAAGCCGCTCGTGCCAAAGAGAGCAGCGACTACCATCTGACCACCAACAAGCACGCGCAAGCGGCTGAGGATGAGTTGGATCGCAAAGAAGAGACCAGCCGTCGTACCGCCGCCGCCGCCAAGGGACCGAAGAAAGTCGGTCGCCGTGACGACGATCGTAACGATCGCAACTCCCGTGACCCGCGCGCTCGCAAGGGCAAGCGTGGCAAGGTTGCCATGCCCAACGCCATGAAGCACGGCTTCAACAAGCCGGCTGCCGTGGTGAACCGCGACGTGGTGATCGGTGAAACCATCACTGTGGCCGAGCTGGCCAACAAGATGGCCGTCAAGGGCGTCGAAGTCATCAAGGTGATGATGAAGATGGGTGCCATGGCCACCATCAACCAGGTCATCGACCAGGAAACCGCTCAGCTGGTTGCCGAGGAGATGGGCCACAAGGTGGTGCTGCGCCGTGAGAACGAGCTGGAAGAGGCGGTACTGTCCGATCGTGACGAGACCTCCGAAGCCAAGCCGCGCGCGCCGGTCGTGACCATCATGGGTCACGTTGACCACGGCAAGACCTCGCTGCTGGATTACATCCGCAAAGCCAAGGTCGCCGCAGGGGAAGCCGGTGGCATTACCCAGCATATCGGTGCTTATCACGTCGAAACCGAAAGCGGCATGATCACCTTCCTGGATACTCCGGGTCACGCAGCCTTTACCTCCATGCGTGCTCGTGGTGCCCAGGCGACCGATATCGTGGTACTGGTCGTGGCAGCCGATGACGGCGTCATGCCGCAGACCATCGAAGCCATCCAGCACGCCAAGGCGGCCGGTGTGCCCCTGGTGGTCGCGGTCAACAAGATCGACAAGCCGGAAGCAGATCCGGATCGCGTCAAGACCGAGCTGGCCCGTTACAACGTCATGTCTGAAGACTGGGGTGGCGATTGCCAGTTCGTCCATGTCTCCGCCAAGTCTGGCGAGGGCATCGATGAGCTGCTGGAAGCCATCCTGATCCAGGCCGAAGTTCTGGAGCTGAAAGCGGTGTTCGATGGCATGGCCAACGGCGTCGTTATCGAGTCCTTCCTGGACAAGGGTCGTGGTCCGGTTGCCACCGTACTGGTACAAGAAGGTACCCTGCGCCAGGGCGACATCGTCTTGTGCGGTCTGGAATACGGTCGTGTCCGCGCCATGCGTGACGAACTGGGTCGCGAGATCAAGGAAGCGGGTCCGTCCCTGCCGGTGGAAATCCTCGGCCTGTCCGGCGTTCCCTCTGCCGGTGACGAAGCCACCGTCGTGCGTGACGAGAAGAAAGCCCGTGAAGTGGCGCTCTATCGTCAGGGCAAGTTCCGCGAAGTCAAGCTGGCTCGCCAGCAGAAGGCCAAGCTGGAGAACATGTTCGCCAACATGACCGAGGGCGAAGTGTCCGAAGTGAACGTGGTGATCAAGGCCGACGTGCAGGGTTCCGTGGAAGCGATCTGCGATGCGCTGGTCAAGCTCTCCACCGACGAGGTCAAGGTCAAGATCGTGGGCTCCGGCGTGGGTGGTATCACCGAAACCGATGCGACCCTGGCTGCCGCTTCCAGCGCCATCCTGGTGGGCTTCAACGTTCGTGCCGACGCCTCCGCGCGCAAGGTCATCGATGCCGAGAGCCTGGATCTGCGTTACTACTCCGTCATCTATGACCTGATCGACGAAGTGAAGCAGGCCATGAGCGGCATGCTGGCCCCTGAGTATCGTCAGGAGATCATCGGTCTGGCTGAAGTGCGTAGCGTCTTTAAGTCACCGAAGTTCGGCGCCGTTGCCGGCTGTATGGTCACCGAGGGTGTGGTCAAGCGTTCCAACCGTATTCGCGTTCTGCGTGACAACGTGGTTATCTATGAAGGCGAGCTGGAATCCCTGCGTCGCTTCAAGGATGACGTCAACGAGGTCCGCAACGGTTACGAGTGTGGTATCGCGGTCAAGAACTACAACGACGTACGCGAAGGCGACCAGATCGAAGTTTACGAGACCGTTGAAATCCAGCGGACTCTGTAA
- the pnp gene encoding polyribonucleotide nucleotidyltransferase → MNPIVKSFQYGQHTVTLETGVMARQATAAVMVSMDDTCVFVTVVGKKEADHGRDFFPLTVNYQERTYAAGRIPGGFFRREGRPSEGETLISRLIDRPIRPLFPEGFLNEVQVVATVMSVNPLVSPDIVAMIGASAALAISGIPFGGPIGAARVGYMNGQYVLNPTTKELPESDLDLVVAGTANAVLMVESEAAILSEETMLGAVVYGHDQMQTVINAINEFAAEVGTKPWAWTAPAVNEALKAKVAELASAELGEAYRITEKAVRYEAIGAIKARVVEQVIASGVEEDAKKIGEEFHSLESRIVRGRVVRGEPRIDGRDPEMIRALSVGTGILPRAHGSALFTRGETQAIVVATLGTERDAQNIDELSGHRADRFMLHYNFPPYCVGETGMMGSPKRREIGHGRLAKRGVAAVMPSAAEFPYVVRVVSEITESNGSSSMASVCGSSLALMDAGVPIKASVAGIAMGLVKEEEGFVVLSDILGDEDHLGDMDFKVAGTTEGVTALQMDIKIEGITKEIMEIALKQARGARLHILKVMDEAIQAPRAEISDFAPRIHTIKINPEKIKDVIGKGGSVIRALTEETGTNIELDDDGTVRISAVDNDAAKEAIRRIEAITAEIEVNRIYEGKVVRLADFGAFVNILPGKDGLVHISQITDARVQNVADFLKIGDVVKVKVLEVDRQGRVRLSIKEANAPTEAAAPAAEAVEAPAAE, encoded by the coding sequence GTGAATCCTATTGTAAAGTCATTCCAGTACGGTCAACACACCGTTACCCTGGAAACCGGTGTGATGGCCCGTCAAGCCACTGCGGCCGTCATGGTCAGCATGGACGATACCTGCGTATTTGTGACCGTTGTCGGCAAGAAAGAGGCCGACCACGGCCGTGATTTCTTCCCGCTGACCGTCAACTATCAGGAGCGTACCTATGCTGCTGGTCGTATCCCGGGTGGTTTCTTCCGTCGTGAAGGTCGTCCGAGTGAAGGCGAGACCCTGATCTCCCGTCTGATCGACCGTCCTATTCGCCCGCTGTTCCCGGAAGGCTTCCTCAATGAGGTTCAGGTGGTTGCCACCGTCATGTCCGTGAATCCGCTGGTTTCCCCGGACATCGTCGCCATGATCGGTGCCTCCGCGGCCCTGGCCATCTCCGGCATCCCGTTCGGCGGTCCCATCGGCGCAGCCCGCGTGGGTTACATGAACGGTCAGTATGTGCTGAACCCGACCACCAAGGAACTGCCAGAGAGCGATCTGGATCTGGTGGTTGCCGGTACCGCCAATGCGGTGCTGATGGTGGAATCCGAAGCGGCCATCCTGTCTGAAGAGACCATGCTGGGCGCCGTTGTCTACGGTCACGATCAGATGCAGACCGTCATCAACGCCATCAACGAATTCGCCGCCGAAGTCGGCACCAAGCCCTGGGCCTGGACTGCGCCTGCCGTCAACGAAGCCCTGAAAGCCAAGGTGGCCGAACTGGCCTCTGCCGAGCTGGGCGAAGCCTACCGCATCACCGAGAAGGCCGTGCGCTACGAAGCCATCGGTGCCATCAAGGCCCGTGTGGTCGAGCAAGTCATCGCCTCCGGCGTGGAAGAAGATGCCAAGAAGATCGGCGAAGAGTTCCACAGCCTGGAAAGCCGCATCGTCCGTGGCCGTGTGGTCCGTGGCGAGCCGCGCATCGATGGCCGCGATCCGGAGATGATCCGCGCCCTGTCCGTTGGTACCGGCATCCTGCCGCGCGCCCACGGTTCCGCCCTGTTCACCCGTGGTGAGACTCAGGCCATCGTGGTTGCGACCCTGGGTACCGAGCGTGACGCCCAGAACATCGACGAGCTGTCCGGCCACCGTGCCGACCGCTTCATGCTGCACTACAACTTCCCGCCGTACTGTGTCGGTGAGACCGGCATGATGGGCAGCCCCAAGCGTCGCGAAATCGGTCACGGCCGTCTGGCCAAGCGCGGCGTTGCTGCCGTAATGCCGAGCGCCGCCGAGTTCCCGTACGTGGTGCGTGTGGTTTCTGAAATCACCGAATCCAACGGTTCCTCCTCCATGGCTTCTGTCTGTGGTTCCTCCCTGGCGCTGATGGATGCCGGTGTGCCGATCAAGGCCTCCGTCGCCGGTATCGCCATGGGTCTGGTGAAGGAAGAAGAGGGCTTCGTCGTGCTGTCCGACATCCTGGGTGACGAAGACCACCTGGGTGACATGGACTTCAAGGTTGCCGGTACCACCGAGGGTGTGACCGCCCTGCAGATGGATATCAAGATCGAAGGCATCACCAAAGAGATCATGGAGATTGCCCTCAAGCAAGCCCGTGGCGCTCGCCTGCACATCCTGAAGGTGATGGACGAAGCCATCCAGGCGCCGCGTGCCGAGATCTCCGATTTCGCCCCGCGCATCCACACCATCAAGATCAATCCTGAGAAGATCAAGGACGTGATCGGCAAGGGTGGTTCCGTGATCCGCGCCCTGACCGAAGAGACCGGCACCAACATCGAGCTGGATGATGACGGTACCGTCCGCATCTCCGCCGTTGACAACGATGCCGCCAAGGAAGCAATCCGTCGCATCGAGGCCATCACCGCCGAGATCGAAGTGAACCGCATCTACGAAGGCAAGGTCGTGCGTCTAGCCGACTTCGGCGCCTTCGTCAACATCCTGCCGGGTAAAGACGGTCTGGTACACATCTCCCAGATCACCGATGCCCGCGTGCAGAACGTGGCCGACTTCCTGAAGATCGGTGACGTGGTGAAGGTGAAGGTACTGGAAGTGGATCGTCAGGGCCGCGTGCGCCTCTCCATCAAGGAAGCGAACGCACCGACCGAAGCCGCCGCACCGGCAGCCGAAGCCGTCGAGGCACCTGCCGCCGAATAA
- a CDS encoding DsrE/DsrF/TusD sulfur relay family protein, whose product MKQQVVIIANGAPYGSESLFNALRLGIALNEQGGVVLKLFLMSDAVSAALAGQAPAEGYNLRQMLEILLAQGTLIRLCKTCTDARGISPLPLIEGIEIGTLPLLAQWTLAADKVLTF is encoded by the coding sequence ATGAAGCAGCAAGTCGTCATCATCGCCAACGGCGCCCCCTACGGCAGCGAATCCCTGTTCAACGCCCTGCGCCTGGGGATCGCCCTCAACGAACAAGGCGGTGTCGTGTTGAAGCTGTTCCTGATGTCCGATGCCGTCAGCGCGGCGCTGGCAGGCCAGGCACCGGCCGAAGGTTACAACCTGCGCCAGATGCTGGAGATCCTGTTGGCACAGGGTACCCTCATCCGGCTGTGCAAGACCTGCACCGATGCCCGTGGCATCAGCCCCCTCCCCCTCATCGAGGGCATCGAGATAGGCACTCTGCCCCTGCTGGCCCAGTGGACCCTGGCAGCCGACAAGGTGCTGACCTTCTAA
- the yegQ gene encoding tRNA 5-hydroxyuridine modification protein YegQ, whose product MFKPELLSPAGTLKNMRYAYAYGADAVYAGQPRYSLRVRNNEFDHENLQLGINEAHALGKQFYVVANIQPHNSKLKTFIRDMRPVVDMKPDALIMSDPGLIMMMREAFPDMPIHLSVQANAVNWATVKFWHQMGLTRAILSRELSLDEIEEIRMQVPEMELEVFVHGALCMAYSGRCLLSGYINKRDPNQGTCTNSCRWEYKVHEGKEDEVGQIVHRQEPIAVQKVDPTLGAGKPTDALVLLEESNRPGEFMTAFEDEHGTYIMNSKDLRAVEHVERLTKMGVHSLKIEGRTKSFYYCARTAQVYRKAIDDAVAGRPFDPTLMGTLENLAHRGYTEGFLRRHNHSEYQNYDYGYSVSDTQQFVGEITGRNGDMVEVEVKNKFLVGNSLELMTPQGNLSFNLEQMQNRKGELIDTAPGNGHVVYVPVPKEVDINYGILLRNLGERQDTRQPHSAA is encoded by the coding sequence ATGTTCAAACCAGAATTGCTCTCCCCCGCCGGGACCCTCAAGAATATGCGTTACGCCTACGCCTATGGTGCCGACGCCGTCTATGCGGGCCAGCCGCGCTACAGCCTGCGGGTACGCAACAACGAATTCGATCACGAAAACCTGCAGCTTGGCATCAACGAGGCCCACGCCCTCGGCAAGCAGTTCTACGTGGTGGCCAACATCCAGCCCCACAACTCCAAGTTGAAGACCTTCATCCGCGACATGCGCCCCGTGGTGGACATGAAGCCGGATGCGCTGATCATGTCCGACCCCGGTCTCATCATGATGATGCGCGAAGCCTTCCCGGACATGCCCATTCACCTGTCGGTGCAGGCCAACGCGGTCAACTGGGCCACGGTGAAATTCTGGCATCAGATGGGGCTGACCCGCGCCATCCTCTCCCGCGAGCTCTCCCTGGACGAGATCGAGGAGATCCGCATGCAGGTGCCGGAGATGGAACTGGAAGTCTTCGTCCACGGCGCCCTGTGCATGGCCTACTCCGGTCGCTGCCTGCTCTCCGGCTACATCAACAAGCGCGACCCCAACCAGGGTACCTGCACCAACTCCTGCCGCTGGGAGTACAAGGTGCACGAGGGCAAAGAGGACGAAGTGGGCCAGATCGTTCACCGTCAGGAGCCTATTGCCGTGCAGAAGGTCGACCCGACCCTGGGCGCCGGCAAGCCCACCGACGCCCTGGTGCTGCTGGAGGAGTCCAACCGCCCCGGTGAGTTCATGACCGCGTTCGAGGACGAGCACGGCACCTACATCATGAACTCCAAGGACTTGCGCGCCGTCGAGCACGTGGAGCGCCTGACCAAGATGGGCGTGCATTCGCTCAAGATCGAAGGCCGGACCAAATCCTTCTACTACTGCGCCCGCACCGCCCAGGTCTATCGCAAGGCCATCGATGATGCCGTTGCCGGTCGTCCGTTCGATCCGACCCTGATGGGCACCCTCGAGAACCTGGCCCACCGCGGCTACACCGAGGGCTTCCTGCGTCGCCACAACCACAGCGAGTACCAGAACTACGACTACGGCTACTCCGTCTCCGACACCCAGCAGTTTGTCGGCGAGATCACCGGTCGCAACGGCGACATGGTGGAAGTGGAGGTGAAGAACAAGTTCCTGGTGGGCAACAGCCTGGAGCTGATGACCCCGCAGGGCAACCTCAGCTTCAACCTGGAGCAGATGCAGAACCGCAAGGGCGAGCTCATCGATACAGCGCCGGGCAACGGTCACGTGGTCTATGTGCCGGTGCCCAAAGAGGTCGACATCAACTACGGCATCCTGCTGCGCAACCTCGGCGAGCGCCAGGACACCCGTCAGCCCCACTCGGCTGCCTGA
- a CDS encoding DUF1090 domain-containing protein, with product MLKVAGIGILLLAGQAYGSENIGCKAKHQAVSEQLVIAKAHNNADQVAGLEQALRNIEAHCTDAKLVEEQQRKVADQKEEVEERLADLQSARVSGKPDKIAKKQVKLEESQAELLEGQRELEALQKLIKP from the coding sequence ATGTTGAAAGTTGCCGGGATTGGCATATTACTGTTGGCCGGACAGGCCTATGGCAGTGAAAACATCGGTTGCAAGGCCAAGCATCAGGCGGTGTCGGAGCAACTCGTGATCGCCAAGGCCCACAACAATGCCGATCAGGTGGCCGGGCTTGAGCAGGCCCTGCGCAATATTGAGGCCCACTGCACCGATGCCAAGCTTGTCGAGGAGCAGCAGCGGAAGGTCGCGGATCAGAAAGAAGAAGTGGAAGAGCGGCTGGCGGATCTGCAGAGTGCGCGGGTATCTGGCAAGCCGGACAAGATCGCCAAGAAGCAGGTCAAGCTGGAAGAATCCCAGGCTGAGCTGCTGGAAGGCCAGCGTGAACTCGAGGCGTTGCAGAAATTGATCAAGCCCTGA
- the rbfA gene encoding 30S ribosome-binding factor RbfA → MAREFSRTRRVGQQIQREIALILQREVKDPRIGMVTVSDVEVSKDLNYAKIYVTFLQLENDAERIAEGLKGLTEAAGYIRSLLGSAMRLRVVPELRFYYDQTLVEGMRLSNLVTNTVREDKRRMTEAGRDEDEAAPDDTTEDKA, encoded by the coding sequence ATGGCCAGAGAATTCAGCCGGACCCGTCGGGTCGGGCAGCAGATCCAGCGTGAAATCGCGCTGATCCTGCAGCGCGAGGTGAAAGACCCGCGTATCGGCATGGTGACCGTTTCCGATGTGGAAGTGTCCAAGGACCTGAACTATGCCAAGATTTACGTCACCTTCCTGCAGCTGGAGAATGACGCCGAGCGCATCGCGGAAGGGCTCAAGGGCCTGACCGAAGCCGCCGGCTACATCCGCAGCCTGCTGGGTAGCGCCATGCGTCTGCGGGTGGTGCCGGAGCTGCGTTTCTACTACGACCAGACCCTGGTCGAGGGGATGCGCCTCTCCAACCTGGTGACCAACACTGTGCGTGAAGACAAGCGTCGCATGACCGAAGCCGGCCGTGACGAAGACGAAGCCGCACCGGATGATACTACTGAGGACAAAGCCTGA
- a CDS encoding YfhL family 4Fe-4S dicluster ferredoxin, producing MALLITSKCINCDMCDPECPNQAITLGAKIYEIDPDRCTECVGHYEKPTCISVCPIDCIIWDPAHVETEDQLLDKFVRMHRQ from the coding sequence ATGGCCCTGCTCATCACCAGCAAATGCATCAACTGTGACATGTGCGATCCCGAGTGCCCGAACCAGGCCATCACCCTGGGGGCCAAGATCTACGAGATAGATCCGGATCGCTGCACCGAATGCGTCGGTCACTATGAGAAGCCGACCTGCATCAGCGTCTGCCCCATCGACTGCATCATCTGGGATCCCGCCCATGTGGAGACGGAAGATCAGTTGCTGGACAAGTTCGTCCGGATGCACAGGCAGTAA
- the rpsO gene encoding 30S ribosomal protein S15 yields the protein MSLNAEIKASIVADNARAANDTGSPEVQVALLTAQINHLQGHFKEHAKDHHGRRGLLRMVSQRRKLLDYLKRKDVQRYAALIAKLGLRR from the coding sequence ATGTCTCTAAATGCTGAGATCAAAGCTTCCATCGTTGCTGACAACGCCCGCGCTGCCAACGACACTGGCTCCCCCGAAGTGCAGGTTGCCCTGCTGACTGCCCAGATCAACCATCTGCAAGGTCACTTCAAGGAGCACGCGAAGGATCACCACGGTCGTCGCGGTCTGCTGCGCATGGTTTCCCAGCGTCGTAAGCTGCTGGACTACCTGAAGCGTAAAGACGTTCAGCGTTACGCTGCTCTGATCGCCAAGCTGGGTCTGCGTCGTTAA